A window of the Vibrio fluvialis genome harbors these coding sequences:
- the rpsJ gene encoding 30S ribosomal protein S10, whose translation MQNQRIRIRLKAFDYKLIDASTAEIVETAKRTGAQVRGPIPLPTRKERFTVLISPHVNKDARDQYEIRTHKRLIDIVEPTDKTVDALMRLDLAAGVDVQISLG comes from the coding sequence ATGCAGAACCAACGTATCCGTATCCGCCTAAAAGCATTCGATTACAAACTGATCGACGCTTCTACCGCGGAAATCGTTGAAACAGCTAAGCGCACTGGCGCACAGGTTCGTGGTCCAATCCCACTGCCAACTCGTAAAGAGCGTTTCACAGTTCTTATCTCTCCACACGTTAACAAAGATGCTCGTGATCAGTACGAAATCCGTACTCACAAACGTCTAATCGACATCGTTGAGCCAACAGACAAAACTGTTGATGCTCTGATGCGTCTAGACCTTGCTGCGGGCGTTGACGTACAAATTAGCCTAGGTTAA
- the rpsS gene encoding 30S ribosomal protein S19, with the protein MPRSLKKGPFIDLHLLKKVEKAVESGDKKPIKTWSRRSMIIPTMIGLTIAVHNGRQHVPVFVTDEMIGHKLGEFAPTRTYRGHAADKKAKKR; encoded by the coding sequence ATGCCACGTTCTCTCAAGAAGGGTCCATTTATTGACCTACACTTGCTGAAGAAGGTAGAGAAAGCGGTGGAAAGCGGAGACAAAAAGCCTATTAAGACTTGGTCCCGTCGTTCAATGATCATTCCAACAATGATCGGTTTGACCATCGCTGTCCATAATGGTCGTCAACACGTTCCAGTTTTTGTAACTGACGAGATGATCGGTCACAAACTGGGTGAATTTGCACCAACTCGCACTTACCGCGGTCACGCTGCGGATAAGAAAGCTAAGAAGCGTTAA
- the rplC gene encoding 50S ribosomal protein L3, giving the protein MIGLIGRKVGMTRVFTEDGVSIPVTVVEVEANRVSQVKTLETDGYAAIQVTAGSKKANRVNKAEAGHFAKAGVEAGRGLWEFRLENGEEFEVGAELTVELFNETKKVDVTGTSKGKGFQGAVKRWNFRTQDMTHGNSLSHRAPGSIGQCQTPGRVFKGKKMAGHMGAERVTTQNLEIVRVDAERNLLLIKGAVPGATGGNVIVKPAVKA; this is encoded by the coding sequence ATGATTGGTCTAATCGGTCGTAAAGTGGGCATGACCCGCGTATTTACTGAAGACGGCGTTTCTATTCCAGTAACTGTTGTTGAAGTTGAAGCAAACCGCGTTTCTCAAGTGAAAACTCTTGAAACTGACGGTTACGCTGCAATCCAGGTAACTGCTGGTTCTAAGAAAGCTAACCGCGTAAACAAAGCTGAAGCAGGTCACTTTGCTAAAGCTGGCGTTGAAGCTGGTCGCGGTCTTTGGGAATTCCGTTTGGAAAACGGTGAAGAGTTTGAAGTTGGTGCTGAACTGACTGTTGAACTGTTCAACGAAACTAAGAAAGTAGACGTTACTGGTACATCTAAGGGTAAAGGTTTCCAAGGCGCTGTTAAGCGTTGGAACTTCCGTACTCAAGATATGACTCACGGTAACTCATTGTCTCACCGTGCTCCTGGTTCTATCGGTCAATGTCAGACTCCAGGCCGCGTGTTCAAAGGCAAGAAGATGGCAGGTCACATGGGTGCTGAGCGTGTAACGACTCAAAACCTAGAGATCGTACGTGTTGACGCTGAGCGCAATCTGCTTCTTATTAAAGGTGCAGTCCCTGGCGCAACTGGCGGTAACGTGATCGTTAAACCAGCTGTTAAAGCATAA
- the rplD gene encoding 50S ribosomal protein L4, whose protein sequence is MELMVKGANALTVSETTFGREFNEALVHQVVVAYAAGARQGTRAQKTRSEVSGGGAKPWRQKGTGRARAGTIRSPIWRTGGVTFAAKPQDHSQKVNKKMYRGAMKSILSELVRQERLIVVEEFSVEAPKTKELVAKLKELELNDVLIVTGEVDENLFLAARNLYKVDVRDASGIDPVSLIAFNKVLMTAAAVKQVEEMLA, encoded by the coding sequence ATGGAATTGATGGTTAAAGGTGCTAACGCACTAACTGTTTCCGAAACTACTTTCGGACGTGAGTTCAACGAAGCTCTTGTACACCAAGTAGTTGTTGCGTACGCAGCAGGTGCTCGTCAAGGTACTCGTGCTCAAAAGACACGTTCAGAAGTTTCTGGCGGTGGCGCTAAGCCATGGCGTCAAAAAGGTACTGGCCGTGCACGTGCTGGTACAATTCGTAGCCCAATCTGGCGTACAGGTGGTGTTACTTTTGCTGCGAAACCACAAGATCACAGCCAAAAAGTAAACAAGAAAATGTACCGCGGTGCTATGAAGAGCATTCTGTCTGAGCTAGTTCGTCAAGAGCGTCTGATCGTTGTTGAAGAATTCTCAGTTGAAGCACCAAAAACTAAAGAGCTAGTAGCTAAGCTTAAAGAACTTGAGCTTAACGATGTACTAATCGTTACTGGCGAAGTAGACGAGAATCTGTTCTTAGCTGCTCGTAACCTGTACAAAGTTGACGTGCGTGACGCTTCTGGTATCGATCCAGTAAGCCTGATTGCATTTAACAAGGTTCTTATGACTGCTGCTGCAGTTAAGCAAGTTGAGGAGATGCTGGCATGA
- the rplW gene encoding 50S ribosomal protein L23, producing MIREERLLKVLRAPHISEKATMAAEKANTIVFKVAKDATKKEIKAAVEKLFEVEVKSVNTLIIKGKTKRQGLRQGRRSDVKKAYVTLKEGQDLDFVGGAE from the coding sequence ATGATCCGTGAAGAGCGTCTACTAAAAGTTCTACGTGCACCGCACATCTCTGAAAAAGCAACTATGGCTGCTGAGAAAGCGAACACTATCGTTTTCAAAGTAGCAAAAGATGCAACTAAGAAAGAGATCAAAGCAGCTGTAGAAAAGCTATTTGAAGTTGAAGTTAAGTCTGTAAACACTCTTATCATTAAGGGTAAGACCAAGCGTCAAGGTCTACGCCAAGGCCGTCGTTCAGACGTGAAGAAAGCGTACGTAACTTTGAAAGAAGGTCAAGATCTTGACTTTGTTGGCGGCGCGGAATAA
- the rplB gene encoding 50S ribosomal protein L2, translated as MAIVKCKPTSAGRRHVVKVVNADLHKGKPYAPLLEKNSKNGGRNNNGRITVRHIGGGHKQHYRVIDFKRTKDGIPAKVERLEYDPNRSANIALVLYADGERRYIIAPKGMQAGDIIQSGVDAPIKAGNTLPMRNIPVGSTVHCVELTPGKGAQLARSAGAYAQIVARDGSYVTIRLRSGEMRKVLSEGRATIGEVGNSEHMLRELGKAGASRWRGVRPTVRGVVMNPVDHPHGGGEGRTSGGRHPVSPWGMPTKGFKTRKNKRTDKYIVRRRNK; from the coding sequence ATGGCTATTGTTAAATGTAAGCCGACTTCGGCTGGTCGTCGTCACGTAGTTAAAGTTGTTAACGCTGACCTGCACAAAGGTAAGCCTTACGCACCACTTCTAGAGAAAAACTCTAAGAACGGTGGTCGTAACAACAACGGTCGTATCACTGTTCGTCACATCGGTGGCGGTCACAAACAACACTACCGTGTAATCGACTTTAAACGTACTAAAGATGGCATCCCAGCGAAAGTTGAGCGCCTAGAATACGATCCAAACCGTAGCGCTAACATCGCTCTAGTTCTGTACGCAGACGGTGAGCGTCGTTACATCATTGCACCAAAAGGTATGCAAGCTGGTGACATTATCCAATCTGGTGTTGATGCACCGATCAAAGCGGGTAACACTCTGCCAATGCGCAATATCCCAGTAGGTTCTACAGTTCACTGTGTTGAACTGACTCCTGGTAAAGGTGCACAGCTAGCTCGTTCTGCGGGTGCATATGCTCAAATCGTTGCTCGCGACGGTTCATATGTAACTATCCGTCTACGTTCTGGCGAAATGCGTAAAGTATTGTCTGAAGGCCGTGCAACAATCGGCGAAGTAGGCAACTCTGAGCACATGCTACGTGAACTGGGTAAAGCTGGTGCTAGCCGCTGGCGCGGTGTTCGTCCAACCGTTCGCGGTGTGGTAATGAACCCGGTTGACCACCCACACGGTGGTGGTGAAGGCCGTACTTCTGGTGGTCGTCACCCTGTTTCTCCTTGGGGTATGCCAACTAAAGGCTTCAAGACCCGTAAGAACAAACGCACTGACAAGTACATCGTACGTCGTCGTAACAAGTAA
- the rplV gene encoding 50S ribosomal protein L22 — protein sequence MEALAKHNFARISPQKARLVADQIRGKSVDQALQVLTFSNKKAAELIKKVLESAIANAEHNEGADIDDLRVAKIFVDEGPVMKRIMPRAKGRADRILKRSSHITVVVADR from the coding sequence ATGGAAGCATTAGCTAAACATAACTTTGCTCGCATTTCGCCTCAGAAAGCTCGCTTAGTTGCAGATCAAATCCGTGGTAAATCAGTTGACCAGGCTCTACAAGTTCTGACTTTCAGCAACAAAAAAGCTGCTGAACTGATCAAGAAAGTTCTAGAGTCAGCTATCGCGAACGCGGAGCACAACGAAGGTGCTGATATCGACGACCTACGTGTCGCTAAAATCTTCGTAGATGAGGGCCCAGTCATGAAGCGTATTATGCCTCGTGCTAAAGGCCGTGCGGATCGTATCTTGAAGCGTTCAAGCCACATCACTGTGGTTGTCGCAGATCGCTAA